A genomic segment from Desulfofundulus luciae encodes:
- a CDS encoding phasin family protein — protein MFKTAERLILAGIGALALTTEKVEKMINELVERGQMSKEEARDFLQELIAKGEQEKANLAETLRREISQLREELGLVTRAEIEELRNRVARLEEQLAQKQNETPTQGTGNDKI, from the coding sequence ATGTTCAAAACGGCCGAAAGGTTAATCCTGGCCGGCATTGGCGCCCTGGCCTTGACCACGGAAAAGGTAGAAAAAATGATTAACGAGCTAGTGGAAAGGGGACAAATGAGCAAAGAAGAAGCACGTGATTTTCTACAGGAATTAATAGCCAAGGGGGAGCAAGAAAAGGCCAATCTTGCGGAGACCCTGCGTCGGGAGATTTCCCAGCTAAGGGAGGAGCTGGGTCTGGTTACCAGGGCGGAAATAGAGGAACTGAGAAACAGGGTCGCCCGCCTGGAAGAACAACTGGCACAGAAGCAAAACGAGACCCCGACTCAGGGTACCGGTAACGATAAAATATAA
- a CDS encoding 4Fe-4S binding protein produces the protein MTKPKKFKFNYHINQELCMSCAACELECKDGGIYIDDTVHYNINLDNCTRCGRCYRACPAGAISRVPNP, from the coding sequence TTGACAAAACCAAAGAAGTTTAAGTTCAACTACCATATTAACCAGGAGCTTTGCATGTCCTGTGCGGCATGTGAGCTGGAATGTAAGGATGGGGGCATTTATATTGACGACACGGTACACTATAATATTAACCTGGACAACTGTACCCGCTGTGGTCGTTGTTACCGTGCCTGCCCGGCAGGGGCAATTAGTAGAGTACCTAATCCTTAA
- a CDS encoding ATP-binding protein, which yields MKLAISGKGGVGKTTIAAALVKSFAETHQTVYAIDADPDACLAAAIGIPEEVTAGLKPIVEMRDLIRAKTGEGAFYTLNPQVNDVLDDYSYQYKNIKFIRMGGIKKGGSECYCRENTFLNAVVSSLLLDSNEVVIMDMGAGIEHLSRGTAKGVDLMLVVVEPSRNSINTAHLVKRLAADLGIRKVRIIGNKIRTPREKEYIERHFLPEEILGFIEFNNEIWEKAMEPNSDAAGELLAGMREVREKILGEAGDR from the coding sequence ATGAAGCTGGCCATCTCCGGAAAGGGCGGTGTCGGTAAAACCACCATTGCTGCAGCACTGGTCAAGTCCTTTGCGGAAACCCACCAAACTGTCTATGCCATTGACGCCGATCCCGACGCCTGTCTGGCCGCTGCCATAGGGATCCCCGAAGAGGTTACCGCCGGGTTAAAACCCATCGTGGAAATGCGGGATCTCATCCGGGCCAAAACTGGAGAGGGTGCCTTTTATACCCTTAACCCGCAAGTAAATGATGTGCTGGATGATTACAGCTACCAGTATAAAAACATCAAGTTTATCCGCATGGGCGGAATTAAAAAAGGCGGTTCGGAGTGCTACTGCCGCGAGAATACCTTCCTTAACGCCGTGGTTTCTTCCTTGCTTCTGGACAGCAATGAAGTAGTAATTATGGATATGGGAGCCGGCATCGAACACTTGTCCCGTGGTACAGCTAAAGGGGTAGACCTGATGCTGGTGGTGGTGGAACCAAGCCGCAACAGCATAAATACCGCCCACCTGGTCAAGCGGTTAGCCGCCGACCTGGGTATCCGCAAAGTAAGGATCATTGGTAATAAGATCCGCACCCCACGGGAAAAGGAATATATAGAAAGACATTTTTTACCGGAGGAGATACTGGGTTTCATCGAGTTCAACAACGAAATCTGGGAAAAAGCTATGGAACCGAACTCAGATGCAGCGGGAGAACTATTAGCCGGCATGAGGGAGGTTCGCGAAAAAATACTGGGAGAGGCGGGTGATCGGTAA